A single Paenibacillus kribbensis DNA region contains:
- a CDS encoding DUF4127 family protein, translating to MVKPNTRVLFVPLDERPCNYEFPYLLAQGTDLQMERPPLEWMGQKKTPGDTTRLWAWLEERAAAADGAIIAMDTLLYGGIVPSRLHEMTSEQVRGRVNRLRRLKQLYPQLTLYAFQLIMRCPQYSLADEEPDYYADWGREIFRKGFIEHRQELGIAISEEVLELTDINQRLPVEILGDYLGRRRVNLEANEAALELVAEGVIDFMVIPQDDSAPYGYTAKDQQQLRSRISELALDLNVYMYPGADEVGCTLLARWVNQANQAVPLIYPRLSALQGAFVVPLFEDRYFYETLKYQIMAAGGLIASSAAEADLILLANTPGDTMAEASSQQCAMAGYDVHRNVVELVEYGAHMLHYEGKNIAVADVGYANGADLKLLRLLKQKGLLFKLAGYAGWNTSSNTLGTVIAQSMLYTRYGPTIEHLDFLALRYAEDACYCAVVRTAMNNGIVEQMGFNKFMLDGQRGSVAAVIRERLERALEEYVNGPEGCVKITDCYMPWNRTFEVGLTVRHDAEERG from the coding sequence GTGGTGAAGCCAAACACCCGTGTACTTTTTGTACCGCTGGATGAACGGCCCTGTAATTATGAATTTCCTTATTTATTGGCCCAGGGCACAGATTTGCAAATGGAGCGGCCTCCATTGGAATGGATGGGACAAAAGAAAACCCCCGGCGATACGACCAGACTATGGGCGTGGCTCGAAGAGCGTGCGGCTGCTGCTGATGGAGCCATTATTGCGATGGATACGTTGCTGTACGGTGGAATTGTACCTTCTCGATTGCATGAAATGACGAGTGAGCAGGTCAGAGGCAGGGTGAATCGCCTTCGCAGGCTCAAACAGCTTTATCCGCAGCTGACTTTGTATGCATTTCAACTGATTATGCGTTGTCCACAATACTCTTTGGCTGATGAAGAACCGGATTACTATGCCGATTGGGGGCGTGAGATATTCAGGAAGGGCTTCATTGAGCATCGTCAGGAGCTGGGAATCGCTATCTCAGAGGAAGTGCTTGAATTAACCGACATCAATCAACGCTTGCCTGTAGAAATACTAGGGGATTATTTAGGTCGTCGCCGTGTGAATCTGGAGGCTAATGAAGCGGCACTGGAGCTGGTGGCAGAGGGCGTTATTGATTTTATGGTTATTCCACAGGATGATTCGGCCCCCTATGGCTATACCGCCAAGGATCAGCAGCAGCTAAGAAGTCGTATTTCCGAACTCGCTCTAGATTTAAACGTGTATATGTATCCAGGAGCAGACGAGGTCGGATGTACGTTGCTGGCGCGTTGGGTTAACCAGGCGAATCAAGCTGTACCGCTGATATATCCCCGCTTGTCCGCCTTGCAAGGGGCATTCGTTGTTCCGCTTTTTGAGGATCGCTACTTTTATGAAACTTTAAAATATCAGATTATGGCAGCAGGCGGGCTGATTGCTTCCTCAGCAGCGGAGGCTGATTTGATTTTGTTGGCTAATACCCCTGGCGACACGATGGCAGAAGCTTCATCCCAGCAGTGTGCAATGGCCGGATATGATGTACATCGGAATGTAGTAGAGCTGGTCGAATACGGCGCTCACATGCTGCATTATGAGGGCAAAAACATTGCCGTCGCTGATGTAGGCTATGCCAATGGTGCAGATCTCAAGCTGCTTAGACTATTGAAGCAAAAAGGACTGCTTTTTAAGCTGGCAGGCTATGCAGGCTGGAATACCAGCTCTAATACGCTCGGTACGGTCATTGCCCAGTCTATGCTGTATACCCGCTATGGGCCTACGATAGAGCATCTGGACTTTCTGGCACTGCGTTACGCCGAAGACGCCTGTTATTGCGCTGTGGTGCGTACCGCTATGAATAATGGAATTGTGGAACAGATGGGCTTTAACAAGTTTATGCTCGATGGACAGAGGGGCTCGGTTGCTGCGGTTATTCGCGAGCGGCTGGAGCGGGCGCTTGAGGAGTATGTGAACGGGCCGGAGGGCTGCGTGAAAATAACAGATTGCTATATGCCGTGGAACCGCACCTTTGAAGTCGGATTGACCGTACGGCATGATGCCGAGGAGAGAGGGTGA
- a CDS encoding FAD-dependent oxidoreductase: MTQNRLDTDIVVIGGGLGGTSAALAAAKAGMRVIMTEETDWLGGQLTSQAVPPDEHRWIEQFGCTATYREFRNRVRDYYRQNYPLTEEAHNDPILNPGNGWVSRLAHEPRVALRVLEDMLAPYLNTGRVRVYYHTVPVAAQTDGDCITSVTVRTLNNPDHKCGVSVLCGAFYLDATECGDLLPLAGVEHTSGAESREATGEPHALKCADPLDMQSITHVAAVDYIPQGSFIIERPQQYDFWRNYIPSFSRFPILSWFATDADDTSKLKRFTLFPNDQGIVSLWDYRRIVDPSIWSEPLNDGEVTLLNWAQNDYYLGPLIGVTAQEQARHREGARELTQSLIYWLQTEAPRLDGGFGYPGIRPRGDFLGTSDGLAKTAYIRESRRIQAKYTISEFDVSRELRGEEGPKRYVDSVGVGSYHLDLHPTTVSQRTFYIPNYPYEIPLGSLIPIRVRNLLPACKNIGMTQIANGCYRLHPTEWNIGEAAGSLAAYCVSNGIYPNEVSESSEHLGRFQNSLLRQGVELHWPAEVFEPEGVTS; the protein is encoded by the coding sequence ATGACGCAAAATCGGCTTGATACCGACATCGTTGTGATTGGCGGAGGTCTGGGGGGGACATCGGCAGCGCTGGCGGCAGCGAAGGCTGGCATGAGAGTTATCATGACGGAGGAAACGGATTGGTTGGGAGGACAACTAACTTCACAGGCTGTTCCCCCGGATGAGCATCGATGGATCGAACAGTTTGGGTGCACAGCAACATACCGCGAGTTCCGAAATCGTGTACGGGATTATTACCGTCAGAACTATCCGTTAACGGAAGAAGCCCATAATGATCCCATTCTTAATCCTGGCAACGGCTGGGTCAGTCGTCTGGCCCATGAACCACGAGTAGCTTTGCGGGTGCTTGAGGATATGCTTGCTCCTTATCTGAATACAGGGCGCGTTCGTGTATATTATCACACCGTGCCAGTTGCCGCTCAGACGGATGGGGACTGTATTACTTCTGTAACCGTTCGTACCCTCAATAACCCTGATCATAAGTGTGGAGTTAGCGTGCTGTGCGGAGCGTTTTATTTGGATGCGACGGAGTGTGGCGATCTTCTTCCGCTGGCGGGAGTGGAGCATACGAGTGGAGCGGAGTCGCGAGAGGCTACGGGTGAGCCACATGCACTGAAGTGTGCTGATCCTTTGGATATGCAATCTATCACACATGTGGCTGCTGTGGATTATATTCCCCAAGGAAGCTTCATTATAGAGCGGCCGCAACAGTATGATTTCTGGAGAAATTATATCCCTTCTTTTTCGCGGTTCCCCATTTTAAGCTGGTTCGCGACAGATGCAGATGATACCAGCAAACTAAAACGGTTCACATTATTTCCTAATGATCAGGGCATAGTATCCTTATGGGATTATCGTCGTATTGTAGATCCCTCCATATGGAGCGAACCGTTAAATGATGGTGAGGTTACTCTTTTAAACTGGGCACAAAATGATTATTACCTCGGTCCGTTGATCGGTGTCACCGCTCAGGAGCAGGCAAGACATCGAGAAGGAGCGCGTGAGTTGACTCAATCATTAATCTATTGGCTTCAAACTGAAGCCCCACGATTGGATGGAGGATTCGGCTATCCGGGAATTCGGCCACGAGGAGATTTTCTTGGCACCTCGGATGGTCTGGCTAAAACAGCTTATATTCGCGAGTCACGCCGGATTCAGGCTAAGTATACGATATCAGAGTTTGATGTAAGTCGTGAGCTGCGGGGAGAGGAAGGGCCCAAGCGATATGTAGACAGTGTAGGTGTTGGCAGCTATCATTTAGATCTTCATCCGACTACGGTATCTCAACGGACATTTTATATCCCTAACTATCCTTATGAAATCCCGTTAGGCTCCCTTATACCGATAAGAGTACGTAATCTGCTTCCTGCCTGTAAAAATATAGGGATGACCCAAATCGCAAATGGCTGCTATCGTCTGCATCCTACAGAGTGGAACATAGGGGAAGCAGCTGGAAGTCTGGCGGCTTACTGCGTTTCTAACGGAATATATCCAAATGAAGTGAGCGAATCATCAGAACATCTGGGACGGTTTCAAAACAGCCTTCTTCGCCAGGGGGTGGAGCTACATTGGCCTGCTGAGGTATTTGAGCCGGAGGGAGTCACCAGCTAA
- a CDS encoding ABC transporter substrate-binding protein encodes MIKKAKGRLRLLVSMLALVVLLSSCGGGSSKPENVNGEKVTLQFWTIALQPTFTPYFNRVIADYEQKNPDVKIDWKDYPYDAVTNKLLTSIASGSSPDVVNLNTEFASQMGSKGAVVDMNEYLSPEEKAAYFEGIYNSTVINGKAYALPWYTGTEVLYMNTKLVKAAGLDPAHPPKTREELSEWGRQVNRKLGKAGYAQQLVSKLFAIDGIPILNKEKTAAAFNTPEAVTMINNLKKQMEDGVILKEDADFAQQVKYYAGEQVAFELAGPTFINFIKTAAPDVYKNTIAVPVPTGKADVRLSNSMDLVVPTKSAHVNEAVKFAVFLTNAESQTAFSKAANTLPSTKDSIKDPYFTQSDQSLEAQAKVVSAQSLDKATDYMVGVPNAKDVNSAVTRAFQNILLNGTDTKQTLTALEEEVNDILKQ; translated from the coding sequence GTGATAAAGAAAGCGAAAGGCAGGTTGCGGTTGCTTGTATCTATGCTGGCGCTGGTTGTACTGCTAAGCAGCTGCGGTGGCGGAAGCTCAAAACCGGAAAACGTAAACGGGGAGAAAGTGACATTGCAATTTTGGACGATTGCGTTACAACCCACATTTACCCCGTATTTTAACCGAGTGATTGCCGATTATGAGCAGAAGAACCCCGATGTCAAAATTGACTGGAAGGACTACCCTTACGATGCGGTGACCAACAAGCTGTTGACGAGTATTGCTAGCGGGAGCAGTCCGGATGTGGTCAATCTCAATACGGAATTCGCCAGCCAAATGGGCTCCAAGGGTGCTGTTGTTGATATGAATGAGTATTTGTCCCCAGAGGAGAAGGCTGCTTATTTCGAAGGTATCTATAATTCCACAGTCATTAATGGAAAGGCTTACGCATTACCTTGGTATACGGGCACGGAAGTGCTTTACATGAATACGAAACTGGTGAAGGCTGCCGGATTGGACCCTGCCCATCCGCCCAAAACACGGGAAGAGCTGTCAGAATGGGGCCGCCAGGTCAACAGAAAATTAGGCAAAGCAGGTTATGCGCAGCAGCTTGTATCCAAGCTTTTTGCCATAGATGGCATTCCGATTTTGAATAAAGAAAAGACTGCCGCTGCGTTCAATACGCCGGAAGCGGTCACTATGATCAATAATCTAAAAAAACAAATGGAAGATGGCGTCATCCTTAAAGAAGACGCTGATTTTGCACAGCAAGTGAAATATTATGCCGGAGAGCAGGTTGCTTTCGAGCTGGCAGGCCCAACGTTTATCAATTTTATCAAAACGGCGGCGCCGGACGTATATAAGAACACGATCGCTGTTCCTGTACCTACAGGTAAAGCCGACGTACGACTGTCCAACTCCATGGACCTGGTCGTACCGACCAAGTCTGCTCATGTGAATGAAGCGGTGAAGTTTGCTGTTTTCCTGACAAATGCGGAGAGCCAGACGGCTTTTTCCAAAGCGGCTAATACGCTGCCTTCTACAAAGGATTCCATTAAAGACCCGTACTTCACGCAGTCAGATCAATCACTGGAAGCACAGGCGAAGGTGGTATCTGCGCAAAGCCTGGATAAGGCGACAGACTACATGGTCGGTGTGCCTAATGCCAAGGACGTGAACAGTGCTGTTACACGTGCTTTTCAGAATATTTTATTAAACGGAACGGACACGAAGCAAACGCTCACTGCTTTGGAGGAGGAAGTGAATGACATTTTAAAGCAGTAG
- a CDS encoding N-acetylmannosamine-6-phosphate 2-epimerase, with the protein MGIEGVLSQVQHGLIVSCQALPDEPLHGADSMVKMARAAQQGGAVAIRANGATDVRAIKQALSLPVIGLIKREYEDSDIYITPTLREMEELVEAGADIIALDATLRPRPGGCKLKRLIDYAHEHGVTSMADISTLEEALHAASLGVGCVSTTLSGYTPYSAQMDGPDLELVRRASELVPVPLIAEGRIHDPAQVEEAFRLGAHAVVVGSAITRPQLITQRFADAARKAVKSIYGDERQN; encoded by the coding sequence ATAGGAATAGAAGGTGTTCTATCACAAGTGCAGCACGGCCTGATCGTATCCTGTCAGGCGCTTCCAGATGAACCATTGCATGGAGCGGATTCCATGGTTAAAATGGCGCGTGCCGCACAGCAGGGCGGAGCCGTAGCGATTCGCGCCAACGGGGCAACAGATGTGCGTGCGATTAAACAGGCGCTTTCTCTGCCAGTCATCGGTTTGATTAAGCGCGAATATGAAGATTCTGATATTTACATTACGCCGACTCTTCGCGAGATGGAGGAACTGGTTGAGGCGGGCGCGGATATCATCGCGCTGGATGCCACACTGCGTCCGCGTCCGGGAGGATGCAAGCTCAAGCGGCTCATAGATTACGCCCATGAGCATGGAGTAACTTCCATGGCGGATATATCGACATTGGAGGAGGCGCTTCATGCGGCTTCCCTTGGTGTAGGCTGCGTATCCACAACATTGTCCGGTTATACGCCATACTCTGCTCAGATGGATGGCCCTGATCTGGAACTGGTTCGAAGAGCGTCGGAACTGGTTCCCGTTCCTTTAATTGCAGAGGGCAGAATCCATGATCCGGCACAAGTAGAGGAAGCATTTCGGCTGGGTGCACATGCAGTGGTTGTAGGCTCGGCGATTACCAGACCTCAATTGATTACGCAGCGGTTTGCCGATGCCGCAAGGAAGGCAGTGAAGAGCATCTATGGAGATGAACGACAGAATTAA
- a CDS encoding ROK family protein, translating to MLILWGNGEDAVVADAVNRVIGIDIGGTSVKAALVARDGAVLDEIRLDTDASRGREWVLSRVSESVCRLTRSFGDTSVNIGIDALGIATAGRVNVESGEVVYATDNLPGWQGTSLVTWAREKLAVRAIADNDANAALLGEAWQGAGKGKQRLAMLTLGTGVGGAFMEHGFLCRGAHWSGGDWGHSILFPGGLPCNCGKKGCAEQYVSGTALLRRGAEYTGKLYRSGNEIMQEAAHGNLEAIRVLDEYTADLAVLLANISVTLDPEAIIVGGGVADAGEVWWPLLEKHLHLIGVQTEVSRALLGNRAGIIGAARLAFEITET from the coding sequence ATGCTTATATTGTGGGGCAATGGGGAGGACGCTGTGGTGGCAGATGCTGTGAACAGAGTCATTGGAATTGACATTGGAGGTACATCGGTAAAAGCCGCCCTAGTGGCGCGGGATGGAGCTGTACTTGATGAGATCCGACTGGATACAGACGCTTCCCGTGGACGTGAATGGGTACTATCGCGGGTGTCCGAGTCGGTATGTCGACTGACGCGTTCTTTTGGAGACACCAGCGTGAATATTGGTATAGATGCTCTGGGAATTGCCACCGCAGGCAGAGTCAATGTGGAGAGCGGTGAAGTTGTGTATGCCACCGACAACCTGCCTGGCTGGCAAGGTACATCCTTGGTAACGTGGGCTAGAGAAAAGCTGGCTGTACGCGCCATTGCTGATAATGATGCGAACGCCGCTTTGCTTGGAGAGGCGTGGCAGGGAGCAGGAAAGGGCAAGCAGCGCCTGGCTATGCTCACCTTGGGAACAGGTGTCGGCGGTGCATTTATGGAGCATGGCTTCCTGTGCAGAGGGGCTCATTGGAGCGGCGGTGATTGGGGACACAGTATTTTATTCCCGGGCGGTCTCCCCTGCAATTGCGGAAAAAAAGGCTGCGCTGAGCAGTATGTATCGGGCACAGCCCTGTTACGGCGGGGCGCGGAATATACGGGCAAGCTCTACCGCTCGGGGAACGAGATCATGCAGGAGGCCGCTCACGGTAACCTGGAGGCCATCCGGGTGCTGGACGAATACACCGCAGATTTAGCTGTGCTTTTGGCTAATATTTCGGTGACGCTTGATCCTGAGGCGATTATTGTAGGCGGGGGAGTGGCAGACGCAGGAGAGGTCTGGTGGCCCTTGCTGGAAAAGCATTTGCACCTGATAGGAGTTCAAACGGAAGTAAGTCGGGCGTTGCTCGGCAATCGCGCTGGCATTATAGGTGCCGCACGGCTTGCTTTTGAAATAACGGAGACTTAG
- a CDS encoding carbohydrate ABC transporter permease — protein MIKWLRSESFTAWAFMTPGLLLLAVFVFWPIIYSIPLALTDYSVISDTHYVGLANFEAAFKDRNFLISVWNSLVYVLIVPFLQIFSILMAVLVNSRIPAIKIFRTTYYIPVVTSMVAVALIWSWLLGNNSVVNYLLIKVGIISREIHWLSDSNLALYVLMFITMWKGLGYYMMLYLAGLQNIPQDLYEAARVDGASRWRLIVHITLPLLRPYILFCTLISLMAAIRVFDEVYVLTKGGPGTATLTSSLYIFQKGMEQFNFGYASALGLIVGAVIGVLSIIVFRFNRKGGVNPY, from the coding sequence ATGATCAAATGGTTGAGGTCGGAATCCTTTACGGCCTGGGCCTTTATGACGCCGGGACTGTTGTTGCTTGCCGTCTTTGTATTTTGGCCTATTATCTACAGCATCCCGCTGGCCTTGACGGACTATTCGGTCATATCGGATACCCATTATGTCGGTCTCGCTAATTTCGAGGCAGCGTTTAAGGACCGCAACTTCCTCATTTCGGTCTGGAACTCATTAGTGTATGTGCTCATTGTTCCCTTTCTCCAGATTTTCTCCATCCTGATGGCTGTGCTGGTGAATAGCCGTATACCGGCCATTAAAATATTTCGAACGACCTATTACATTCCTGTCGTAACTTCCATGGTAGCCGTGGCCTTAATATGGAGCTGGCTGCTGGGCAATAACAGCGTCGTGAACTATCTGCTCATCAAGGTCGGCATAATCAGCAGGGAGATACACTGGTTATCGGACAGTAATTTGGCCTTGTATGTACTCATGTTCATCACGATGTGGAAGGGACTCGGGTATTATATGATGCTCTATCTGGCAGGCTTACAGAACATTCCACAAGATCTGTACGAAGCTGCCAGAGTGGATGGGGCAAGCCGCTGGCGGCTGATCGTTCATATAACCCTACCGTTATTAAGGCCCTACATCCTGTTTTGCACACTCATTTCGCTTATGGCGGCTATTCGTGTATTTGACGAAGTGTATGTGCTGACCAAGGGTGGGCCGGGGACGGCCACGTTGACCTCCAGCTTGTATATTTTCCAAAAAGGGATGGAGCAGTTTAACTTTGGTTATGCCTCGGCGCTTGGCTTGATTGTCGGCGCAGTGATTGGGGTGCTCAGTATTATCGTATTCCGATTCAATAGGAAAGGTGGTGTCAATCCCTATTGA
- a CDS encoding carbohydrate ABC transporter permease: MTLQNDQKLHSPLPKNKNSRITRSLGRMVRMMVIYVLLVLLALFLMGPFLWLLSVSLMPGRNIFSSPPAIFPTFIDFDNYVQVWQFMNFPKYILNTVIITVLGVVLNVILASLTGYPLAVFHFKGKNLVFTLLIATMIIPSYTAFIVHYLTIQGLHLGNTYLGVVLPGAVSVFNIFLMRQTFIHIPTDVRDSGKMDGASEFRIWWQLVLPLVKPALAVISLLEAMSFWNSFLWPIVILNDTELYPLAAALTYLNGQFAYNFGWIAAGTMISVLPIIILFLFTQRYYMEGLAGAVKG; encoded by the coding sequence ATGACTCTACAAAATGACCAAAAGCTACACTCACCCCTTCCGAAAAACAAAAATAGCCGGATCACACGCAGCCTGGGGCGAATGGTGAGAATGATGGTGATCTATGTATTGCTGGTGCTGCTCGCTCTTTTTTTAATGGGACCGTTTCTGTGGCTGCTTAGCGTATCGCTCATGCCGGGCCGCAACATTTTTTCATCGCCGCCCGCCATTTTCCCGACCTTTATTGATTTTGACAATTATGTTCAGGTGTGGCAGTTTATGAATTTTCCAAAGTATATCCTGAATACGGTGATTATTACAGTGCTGGGTGTTGTGCTTAATGTAATACTCGCCAGCCTGACGGGATATCCCTTGGCCGTATTTCATTTTAAGGGTAAAAACCTGGTGTTTACACTGCTGATTGCCACGATGATTATTCCTTCTTACACCGCATTTATTGTGCATTATTTGACCATTCAAGGACTTCATCTGGGCAACACCTATTTGGGTGTGGTACTGCCCGGAGCGGTCTCAGTGTTTAACATTTTTCTGATGCGGCAGACGTTTATTCATATTCCTACCGATGTGCGTGATTCCGGCAAAATGGATGGCGCTTCGGAGTTTCGAATCTGGTGGCAGCTGGTGCTTCCGTTGGTGAAGCCGGCGCTCGCCGTGATTTCTTTGCTGGAGGCCATGTCGTTCTGGAACAGCTTTCTGTGGCCTATCGTTATTTTGAACGACACGGAGCTATACCCGCTTGCGGCTGCGCTCACCTATCTCAACGGCCAATTTGCCTATAACTTCGGCTGGATTGCAGCGGGCACGATGATTTCAGTGCTGCCGATTATTATATTGTTCCTGTTTACGCAGCGCTACTATATGGAAGGTCTGGCAGGAGCGGTGAAAGGCTAG
- a CDS encoding protein O-GlcNAcase has product MGLTPQEIQYYFRDAYDSGEKLVVPEPRLICELSSRFAMNQEYEGVLDPEGPIKLILPPGPGVPTETRGSVQLVLEYDGALVADGYRLEIQKEGRIEIHASNKRGLKYGMDALHLLLQVEQERCTLPVISLRDEPSFPVRGIIEGFYGEPWSFADRLDAVSFMAAHRMNTFMYAPKDDPYHRELWREPYPEDTFAQIRELKEACDRNEVDFHYCISPGNDLSFGSDEDFARLTEKLAAVVAIGVRHFAVLMDDIDYVLKGENRHLLGRSGHAHVFLTNKVHTWLTERLPEFTLTVCPSEYWSYWDTEYKKDFRERLHPEIKVFWTGYFVFAPQISREHAAENHAFFGHELWLWDNIPVNDCDRDRLFLDPLRGRYSRLPDCGHTGMVANPMNQWECSKVTLITMAHYMWNSERYMPELSWAWAARELAGERTGEFMFFCRQNRNSRLGGNTYEDVDFALQSRDIPALDMYFERLLQAVNVLRNVPADDPAAGFVSQAAPWLDRAELDVSLWRVLRQAVLSSGRQDDARSRGSGTQSEVTGGQEPPPLKDEIIAELRSGITACLEATARLGSNPAIRAAEQWGYVCQDEPGKYRLNL; this is encoded by the coding sequence ATGGGATTAACACCGCAGGAGATTCAATATTATTTTCGGGATGCATATGACAGTGGAGAAAAACTGGTTGTACCTGAACCGCGTCTGATCTGTGAGCTGTCCTCCCGCTTTGCGATGAATCAGGAGTATGAAGGTGTGTTGGACCCCGAGGGACCGATCAAGCTGATTTTGCCTCCGGGACCGGGTGTGCCGACTGAAACACGAGGCAGCGTGCAGCTGGTACTGGAGTATGATGGAGCACTCGTTGCAGACGGATATCGTCTGGAGATTCAGAAGGAGGGCCGGATTGAAATCCATGCTTCCAATAAAAGAGGGCTCAAATACGGCATGGATGCCCTGCATCTCCTGCTTCAGGTTGAACAGGAGCGATGTACTCTGCCCGTGATATCTCTGAGAGATGAGCCTTCATTTCCGGTCAGAGGAATTATTGAAGGCTTTTACGGAGAGCCGTGGAGCTTCGCAGATCGGCTGGATGCCGTCTCTTTTATGGCTGCGCATCGGATGAACACGTTTATGTATGCCCCCAAGGATGATCCGTATCATCGCGAGCTATGGCGGGAGCCGTATCCTGAGGATACATTTGCACAGATTCGCGAATTAAAAGAAGCCTGCGACCGGAATGAGGTTGATTTTCATTACTGTATCAGTCCAGGGAATGATCTGAGCTTTGGCAGCGATGAAGATTTTGCTAGGCTGACAGAAAAGCTGGCGGCTGTGGTAGCTATTGGCGTAAGGCACTTTGCTGTCTTAATGGATGATATTGACTATGTGCTAAAAGGGGAAAACCGACATTTGCTGGGTCGCTCGGGTCACGCTCATGTCTTTTTGACCAACAAGGTGCATACATGGCTGACCGAGCGGCTGCCTGAGTTTACACTGACGGTGTGCCCTTCGGAGTACTGGTCGTATTGGGATACGGAATATAAAAAGGATTTCCGTGAGCGCCTGCACCCGGAGATTAAAGTGTTTTGGACGGGGTACTTTGTTTTTGCCCCGCAGATTAGTCGAGAGCATGCCGCTGAGAATCATGCATTCTTTGGGCATGAGCTATGGCTGTGGGATAACATCCCGGTAAATGATTGCGACCGTGATCGCTTGTTTCTCGATCCACTACGTGGAAGGTATTCCAGGCTTCCGGACTGTGGACATACCGGGATGGTAGCCAATCCGATGAATCAATGGGAGTGCTCCAAAGTGACGCTCATTACGATGGCCCACTACATGTGGAACAGTGAGCGGTACATGCCGGAGCTCTCTTGGGCATGGGCTGCGCGTGAGCTGGCGGGCGAGCGCACGGGAGAATTTATGTTTTTCTGCCGTCAAAACAGGAACAGCCGCCTGGGCGGCAACACGTATGAGGACGTGGATTTTGCCTTGCAATCGCGCGATATTCCTGCGCTGGATATGTACTTTGAGCGGCTGCTTCAGGCCGTGAACGTCCTGCGGAACGTACCGGCCGATGACCCTGCGGCCGGGTTCGTGTCCCAGGCAGCGCCATGGCTGGATCGTGCCGAGCTGGACGTGAGCCTGTGGCGAGTGCTGCGACAAGCCGTGCTCAGCAGCGGACGGCAGGATGATGCCCGATCACGGGGGAGCGGCACGCAAAGCGAAGTGACTGGCGGGCAAGAGCCGCCGCCGTTGAAGGACGAAATCATAGCCGAGCTGCGTAGCGGCATAACCGCTTGTCTGGAGGCGACAGCCCGGCTGGGCAGCAATCCGGCTATCCGTGCTGCCGAGCAGTGGGGCTACGTCTGTCAGGATGAACCGGGCAAATATCGGCTTAATCTATAG
- a CDS encoding MurR/RpiR family transcriptional regulator, translating to MEMNDRINTYFPSLTKSEQKVALCVLERPADIIYFSVTELADFAGTGETTVMRFCRKIGFKGYQDFRLSLAQNQTYRKTDIGGESFDPDNEHDITRTVYHNMLDILHSSMGLLDHSELGRAIACLNQAGYVQFFGVGASGISAQDAKNRFLRIGRRAEAVADSHIQSMMAVSMKSGDVAIGISVSGSTLDTNDMLYKAKQNGATVIAITNYAKSPITSIADIVLLTAGKEAPMEGGSIGAKISQLFVIDLLCEGLARKHTNHTKQMKEKTARAVIERSY from the coding sequence ATGGAGATGAACGACAGAATTAACACGTATTTTCCTTCATTAACAAAATCGGAGCAAAAAGTCGCCTTGTGCGTACTCGAGCGCCCCGCAGATATCATCTATTTCTCCGTAACGGAGCTGGCTGATTTTGCAGGCACAGGTGAAACGACCGTCATGCGTTTTTGCCGGAAGATTGGTTTCAAAGGCTATCAGGATTTCCGGCTGTCCCTGGCGCAAAACCAAACTTATCGCAAAACCGATATAGGCGGGGAAAGCTTTGACCCGGATAACGAACATGATATCACCCGCACAGTGTATCACAACATGCTCGATATTTTGCACTCCAGCATGGGGCTTCTGGACCATTCAGAGCTGGGACGCGCGATAGCGTGTCTCAATCAGGCGGGCTATGTACAATTTTTTGGTGTAGGCGCTTCGGGGATTTCTGCGCAGGATGCCAAAAACCGCTTCTTACGAATCGGGCGGCGCGCCGAGGCTGTGGCAGATAGTCATATTCAGTCGATGATGGCGGTATCCATGAAGTCCGGGGATGTGGCTATCGGAATAAGTGTATCGGGAAGTACGCTGGATACGAACGACATGCTGTACAAGGCCAAGCAAAACGGTGCGACCGTTATTGCCATTACGAATTATGCAAAATCGCCAATCACCTCTATTGCAGATATCGTGTTATTGACTGCGGGCAAGGAAGCCCCGATGGAGGGCGGCTCAATTGGCGCTAAAATCTCACAGCTATTCGTGATTGACCTCCTCTGTGAAGGACTTGCACGCAAGCACACCAATCACACCAAGCAGATGAAGGAAAAAACAGCGAGGGCGGTTATTGAGCGCAGCTATTGA